The Mycolicibacterium fluoranthenivorans genome segment TCGCTCCGGCCGTTCGAACATTCGGTGGGAAGCTCAGATCCGGCGCCGATACTGATCTGCCTGCACGGTGGCGGTTGCAACGGACGGTATTTCGATATACCCGGGCATTCACTGCTCGACGTCGCGTCCGAGCACGGCCTCACGGCTGTCAGTATCGACCGACCGGGCTATGGGCGCAGCTCGTCCTGCGAAGGCGACCACGACGGGATAGCGCGGTCAGCCGAGATGATCGACGGCGCATTGACTGCTTTGTGGAAGGAAAGTCCGGCCGGTTGCCCTGGGTTCGTCGTCGTGGGTCACTCGATCGGAGGTGCGATTGCGCTCCACCTCGCGGCGGCAGATCATGAGTGGCTATTGTTGGGAGTATCCGTGGCAGGCATCGGCCATATCCCACCAGGTAATGCAGGCGGGGCGTGGGCCGGCGCGGTGCCAGAGAATGGCCGCATCGATATTCCGCGTGAGGCGCGTCGACAGTTACTCTACGGCCCGGACTGGTCGATGCCGGCAGTTCCCGATGACTTTTTCGATGCCGCAATGGAACCCGCGCTCATCACGGAGATCGCAGAGGTCTACACGAGCTGGCCGACCGAGTTCTCAGCGATCGCCGGCCGCATCCGCGTGCCCATCCTGTTCGCACAGCCTGA includes the following:
- a CDS encoding alpha/beta fold hydrolase, with protein sequence MQRGATRSDTSATRSQTFGATSPAAIAYGEKGSELRGSDRVRSRKTLIGPNGVALEAIIAASLRPFEHSVGSSDPAPILICLHGGGCNGRYFDIPGHSLLDVASEHGLTAVSIDRPGYGRSSSCEGDHDGIARSAEMIDGALTALWKESPAGCPGFVVVGHSIGGAIALHLAAADHEWLLLGVSVAGIGHIPPGNAGGAWAGAVPENGRIDIPREARRQLLYGPDWSMPAVPDDFFDAAMEPALITEIAEVYTSWPTEFSAIAGRIRVPILFAQPEFDALWTVRSSTCHEFGSAFTQAATVTGGIYRGVGHCIDHHRLGTAWHFEQIAFALRCWLEARR